In Bacteriovorax stolpii, a single genomic region encodes these proteins:
- a CDS encoding polyhydroxyalkanoic acid system family protein has product MSLKIDYNNLTNSADAYEKVKKLITPEYIEKFQVKADIKYDDAGKKVTAKGSGFTLELCFFDKHCDVDLDLSFLLKPLKGKILEKIEGQIKKNL; this is encoded by the coding sequence ATGAGTTTAAAAATTGATTATAATAATCTCACGAATTCAGCTGACGCTTATGAGAAAGTTAAGAAGCTGATCACTCCTGAGTATATTGAAAAGTTTCAAGTTAAAGCTGACATCAAATACGACGATGCCGGCAAAAAGGTCACAGCAAAAGGATCGGGCTTCACACTGGAGCTATGCTTTTTTGATAAGCACTGTGATGTGGACTTAGACCTCTCGTTTCTTCTTAAGCCTCTTAAAGGCAAAATTTTAGAGAAGATCGAAGGGCAAATTAAAAAGAATTTATAA
- a CDS encoding ABC transporter permease — MKYIAKKLLDLIPTLLGISLVCFFLIRLIPGDPVLNLIGERGADPARYLEMKKALGLDLPITEQFWIYLKSIFRGDIGTSIISNNSVWNEFIERFPATLELGIVALIGATVIGIPVGIFAAMKRNSFFDYFLMSTSLVGYSMPIFWWGLILILLFSVKMGITPVSGRIDFIYDIPVFSGLYLIDTLRPEVFSQEGFGPFLSALKHLILPSIALGTIPLAVIARMTRSSMLEVLGEDYIRTAKAKGMSKKRIIYIHALRNALVPIITTLALLFGSIITGAILTETIFSWPGIGKWIVASITARDYPVIQGGVLIISFVIVLTNIIVDIIYYLLNPKMRS; from the coding sequence ATGAAATACATCGCTAAAAAATTACTAGACTTGATCCCGACATTGCTCGGGATCAGTCTTGTTTGCTTCTTTTTAATCAGACTGATTCCGGGAGACCCGGTTCTAAATCTTATCGGTGAGCGCGGGGCCGATCCGGCACGCTATCTGGAAATGAAAAAGGCCCTGGGCCTTGATCTTCCGATCACTGAGCAGTTTTGGATTTATCTAAAGAGCATTTTTAGAGGTGACATCGGGACATCGATTATTTCCAACAACTCTGTCTGGAATGAATTTATCGAGCGCTTCCCTGCTACATTAGAACTTGGAATCGTCGCTCTGATTGGCGCTACAGTTATCGGAATCCCTGTGGGGATTTTCGCGGCAATGAAGAGAAACAGCTTCTTTGATTATTTCTTAATGAGTACTTCACTTGTTGGTTACTCAATGCCGATTTTCTGGTGGGGTCTTATCCTCATCCTTTTATTCTCAGTAAAAATGGGAATCACACCGGTTTCAGGCCGCATTGATTTTATCTACGACATTCCGGTTTTCTCAGGATTGTATTTAATCGATACACTTCGTCCGGAAGTTTTCTCGCAAGAAGGATTCGGGCCATTTTTAAGTGCACTAAAGCATCTTATTCTTCCTTCAATCGCCCTGGGGACTATTCCTCTGGCGGTTATTGCCCGCATGACTCGTTCATCAATGCTGGAAGTTTTAGGTGAAGACTACATCAGGACAGCAAAAGCAAAAGGGATGAGCAAAAAAAGAATCATCTACATTCACGCTTTAAGAAATGCCCTGGTTCCTATTATCACAACACTGGCACTTCTTTTTGGTTCCATCATCACTGGTGCGATTTTAACTGAAACGATTTTTAGCTGGCCGGGTATCGGCAAGTGGATCGTGGCAAGTATCACTGCCCGCGATTATCCGGTTATCCAAGGCGGAGTTCTTATCATTTCTTTCGTGATCGTTTTAACTAACATCATCGTTGATATTATTTATTATTTACTTAACCCAAAAATGAGGAGCTAA
- the rpsO gene encoding 30S ribosomal protein S15 encodes MITVAESKKIVAEFGKEFGSSEKDSGCTAVQVALITTRINNLAPHFAANKHDYSGNRGLLKLIGQRKRLLSYLAKTDDKKYQALIKKLGLRK; translated from the coding sequence ATGATTACTGTAGCAGAATCAAAAAAAATCGTAGCTGAGTTCGGAAAAGAATTCGGTTCATCAGAAAAAGACTCAGGATGTACAGCTGTTCAAGTTGCGCTTATCACAACAAGAATCAACAACCTTGCACCTCACTTCGCAGCTAACAAGCACGACTACTCTGGAAACAGAGGTCTTCTAAAGCTAATTGGTCAAAGAAAGAGACTTCTTTCTTACCTAGCTAAGACTGATGACAAAAAATACCAAGCTCTAATTAAGAAACTTGGTCTAAGAAAGTAA
- a CDS encoding ABC transporter permease, which yields MRVFLSELFFELKKNKGSMIGVVIIILSVVVALLAPVLAPHDPTHINAEFLKLPPSFAEGGNALFPLGTDDLGRDLLSRLIYGSQVSLSVGFAVVVLSLITGTFLGVVAGYFGGWVDKTIMRLTDLIMSLPSILFAIVIVAVLGPGISNAIIAVSIVAVPNFVRIIRAQVMVEKNRQYVHAAKLFGASHFRIMFVEILPNCMAPLIVQASLGFSDGILNCAALGFLGLGAQAPMSEWGTMLSDARSYIESSPWMVTLPGLCILVIVLSFNLLGDGLRDALDPRLKKQN from the coding sequence ATGAGAGTCTTTTTAAGCGAACTCTTTTTTGAGTTAAAGAAAAATAAAGGATCAATGATTGGAGTTGTTATCATTATCCTTTCTGTCGTCGTGGCACTTTTAGCACCTGTACTTGCTCCACACGACCCGACTCATATTAATGCTGAGTTTTTAAAACTTCCTCCAAGCTTTGCTGAAGGTGGAAATGCCCTATTTCCACTGGGAACAGACGACTTGGGTCGCGATCTTCTGAGCCGTTTAATCTATGGTTCACAAGTCTCGCTCTCTGTTGGTTTTGCCGTGGTTGTTCTCTCACTTATCACCGGGACATTTCTTGGTGTCGTGGCCGGATACTTCGGTGGATGGGTTGATAAAACTATTATGAGGCTCACTGACCTTATTATGTCTCTTCCAAGTATTCTTTTTGCCATCGTTATCGTTGCGGTCTTAGGACCTGGAATCAGCAATGCCATCATCGCCGTTAGTATCGTGGCCGTTCCAAACTTCGTGCGTATTATCCGTGCGCAAGTAATGGTGGAAAAAAACCGCCAGTACGTTCACGCTGCAAAACTTTTTGGGGCCTCTCACTTTAGAATCATGTTCGTTGAGATTCTTCCAAACTGCATGGCCCCTTTAATTGTTCAGGCCTCACTAGGCTTTAGTGATGGGATTCTTAACTGTGCCGCTTTAGGATTTTTAGGTCTTGGTGCCCAAGCTCCTATGTCTGAATGGGGAACAATGCTTTCAGATGCCAGAAGCTATATTGAAAGCTCGCCTTGGATGGTGACGCTGCCAGGGCTTTGTATCTTAGTCATCGTATTATCTTTTAACTTACTAGGCGACGGGCTTCGCGATGCCCTTGACCCTCGTTTAAAAAAGCAGAACTAA
- the pnp gene encoding polyribonucleotide nucleotidyltransferase, whose translation MALNNKKEYKINYGGKEVTIETGRLAKQSDGAVLVSCNGTQVLVAVNSARELKDGQDFFPLLVEYQEKFYAAGKFLGGFIKRENRPSTAEILACRLIDRPLRPMFPSDYMFDTVVTCSVLSYSETGDPEVLAGLGAFAAIAISDIPFAAPLGSAKVGRIDGKLVLNPDHADWAKSDLEIVIAGSKDAILMVEGEAHIVPEKEVLEAINFGHDHVKEFCELVAKMQKEVGKAKRTYVSAEANTTLSKKVNTDFSAAARAALSINDKMERQDAVRNLNKKVAEAIKADPAAFGLKDDKGASKEAYKAVDGLLYDMMRADILNEGKRIAGRKLDEVRKIETEVSVLQAPHGSSLFTRGETQVMATVTVGGSVGDQMADRISGLTYDKFYLHYNFPGFSVGEAKGSRGAGRRELGHGNLAERALKAVMPSQETFSYTTRVVCEVLESNGSSSMGSVCSGSLALMDAGVPIKAPVAGIAMGLVTDGGKYKVLTDILGDEDHLGDLDFKVAGTKDGVTAIQMDIKITGLTREIIAEAIAQAHKGRLHILGEMEKTIKTPREGFKPGVPTIMTVMIPTDKIGALIGPGGKNIKKLQEEFKVTIEITEEGMVKVLGSDMEVLKTAISTINMQINGPEIGSVYDARVDSIKEYGAFVDIGSGVSGLVHVSEMSDDRVQNPADYISEGETIKVKVLEIDKMGRIKLSAKAVASLKKKEGK comes from the coding sequence ATGGCTTTAAACAACAAGAAAGAGTACAAAATCAATTACGGTGGTAAGGAAGTTACTATCGAAACTGGAAGACTCGCAAAACAATCAGACGGAGCAGTTTTAGTAAGCTGTAACGGAACTCAGGTTCTCGTTGCTGTTAACTCTGCACGCGAACTAAAAGATGGACAGGATTTCTTTCCACTTCTAGTTGAGTATCAAGAAAAATTCTACGCTGCTGGGAAATTCCTGGGTGGATTCATTAAACGTGAAAACCGTCCTTCAACAGCAGAAATCCTGGCATGTCGACTTATCGACAGACCACTAAGACCTATGTTCCCAAGCGACTACATGTTCGACACTGTTGTAACATGTTCAGTTCTTTCATACAGCGAAACTGGGGATCCAGAAGTTCTAGCGGGTCTAGGAGCATTTGCTGCTATCGCTATTTCAGACATCCCATTTGCAGCACCATTAGGATCAGCAAAAGTTGGTCGTATCGATGGAAAGCTTGTTCTTAACCCTGACCACGCTGACTGGGCAAAATCAGATCTTGAAATCGTTATCGCTGGTTCAAAAGACGCGATTCTAATGGTTGAAGGTGAAGCTCATATCGTTCCAGAAAAAGAAGTTCTTGAGGCGATCAACTTTGGTCACGATCACGTAAAAGAATTCTGTGAACTAGTTGCTAAAATGCAAAAAGAAGTTGGTAAAGCAAAACGTACATACGTTTCAGCTGAAGCGAACACAACTCTATCTAAAAAAGTAAACACAGATTTCTCTGCAGCAGCTCGTGCAGCCTTATCAATCAACGATAAGATGGAACGTCAGGACGCTGTAAGAAACCTTAACAAGAAAGTTGCTGAAGCTATTAAAGCTGACCCAGCTGCATTTGGATTAAAAGACGATAAAGGCGCATCTAAAGAAGCTTATAAAGCAGTAGACGGTCTTCTATACGACATGATGAGAGCGGACATCCTTAACGAAGGAAAGCGTATCGCTGGAAGAAAACTTGATGAAGTAAGAAAGATTGAAACTGAAGTTTCAGTTCTTCAAGCTCCACACGGATCGTCTCTGTTTACTCGTGGTGAAACACAAGTAATGGCGACTGTAACTGTTGGTGGATCTGTTGGTGACCAAATGGCCGACAGAATTTCAGGATTAACTTACGATAAATTCTACCTTCACTATAACTTCCCTGGATTCTCAGTTGGGGAAGCAAAAGGATCACGTGGAGCTGGTAGACGTGAATTAGGTCACGGTAACCTTGCAGAACGCGCGCTTAAAGCAGTTATGCCTTCTCAAGAAACTTTCTCATACACGACGAGAGTTGTGTGTGAAGTTCTAGAGTCAAACGGATCTTCTTCAATGGGGTCAGTATGTTCTGGGTCTCTTGCTCTTATGGATGCAGGGGTTCCTATTAAAGCTCCAGTTGCGGGGATCGCAATGGGTCTAGTCACTGACGGTGGAAAATATAAAGTTTTAACAGATATCCTTGGAGACGAAGATCACCTGGGAGACCTGGACTTTAAAGTTGCTGGAACAAAAGATGGTGTAACAGCTATTCAAATGGATATTAAGATTACAGGTCTTACTCGCGAAATCATCGCTGAAGCGATTGCTCAAGCTCACAAAGGACGTCTACACATCCTTGGTGAAATGGAAAAAACAATCAAGACTCCAAGAGAAGGATTCAAGCCAGGTGTTCCAACAATCATGACAGTTATGATTCCGACAGATAAGATCGGAGCTCTAATCGGACCTGGTGGAAAAAACATCAAGAAGCTTCAAGAAGAATTCAAAGTGACAATTGAAATCACTGAAGAAGGAATGGTTAAGGTTCTTGGATCTGATATGGAAGTTCTAAAAACTGCTATCAGCACAATCAATATGCAAATCAATGGACCAGAAATTGGTTCAGTATACGATGCTCGCGTTGACTCTATTAAAGAATACGGAGCTTTCGTTGACATCGGTTCAGGTGTATCTGGTCTTGTTCACGTTTCAGAAATGTCTGATGACCGTGTTCAAAACCCTGCTGACTACATCTCAGAAGGTGAGACAATTAAAGTTAAGGTTCTTGAAATCGATAAGATGGGAAGAATCAAGCTTTCAGCTAAAGCTGTTGCGTCTCTAAAAAAGAAAGAAGGCAAATAG
- a CDS encoding 2Fe-2S iron-sulfur cluster binding domain-containing protein, which translates to MTSHKVTLRPEGKVVEVEEGKNLLAALREQDVYVKSSCGGHATCTDCIIKIVSGEDNLTPPPFEELKLLGNVFHITKERLACQTMVTGDVTIDISKHDKASDEEKLRSKTSNFSKKKQVQTRVRKESDIDRARAEQEEERAQFDRDQKQKNDTWQKHWEKEKDANAPKRLAGGKRPKFFDTDKVDYEKETYTRPLSAEKQKLRDERLAKEAELKNDKELVKKSQEIPKSDKDFKKFRG; encoded by the coding sequence ATGACATCTCATAAAGTAACCCTTAGACCTGAAGGGAAAGTTGTTGAAGTTGAAGAAGGGAAAAACCTTCTTGCGGCCCTTCGCGAGCAAGACGTTTACGTTAAGTCGAGCTGTGGCGGACACGCGACATGCACGGACTGTATTATTAAAATCGTCTCGGGCGAAGACAACTTAACTCCACCTCCATTTGAGGAGCTGAAGCTTTTAGGAAATGTGTTTCACATCACAAAAGAGCGCCTTGCTTGCCAGACAATGGTAACAGGGGACGTGACGATTGATATTTCAAAACACGATAAGGCCTCTGATGAAGAAAAACTAAGAAGCAAAACTTCTAACTTTTCAAAAAAAAAGCAGGTTCAAACGCGAGTCAGAAAAGAAAGTGACATAGACCGCGCCCGCGCTGAACAAGAAGAAGAGCGCGCTCAATTTGACCGCGACCAAAAACAAAAGAATGATACTTGGCAAAAGCACTGGGAAAAGGAAAAAGACGCAAACGCGCCTAAGAGACTTGCCGGTGGAAAGCGTCCCAAGTTCTTTGACACTGATAAGGTTGACTACGAAAAAGAAACGTACACAAGACCTCTTTCGGCAGAAAAGCAGAAGCTTAGAGATGAGCGTCTTGCGAAGGAAGCTGAGCTAAAGAATGACAAGGAACTAGTGAAGAAATCTCAAGAGATTCCTAAGTCGGACAAAGACTTTAAGAAATTCCGCGGATAG
- the dut gene encoding dUTP diphosphatase, translating into MITVKVKKLEHYDSSFPLPSYETTGAAGADVRASLGNGEKLLIKPGERVLIPTGLSMEIPHGYEIQVRPRSGLSFKTGLMVLNSPGTIDSDYRGEVKIILGNLGKNDEVINHGDRVAQLVLAPVTQAAYIVSESELSDTARGTGGFGSTGRQ; encoded by the coding sequence GTGATTACTGTAAAAGTAAAAAAGCTCGAGCATTACGACTCGAGCTTTCCACTACCATCGTATGAAACGACAGGAGCAGCGGGTGCAGACGTACGCGCTTCTCTTGGAAACGGTGAAAAGCTGCTAATAAAACCAGGGGAGCGCGTTTTAATCCCTACAGGTCTTTCAATGGAAATCCCGCACGGGTACGAAATTCAAGTTCGTCCACGTTCAGGGCTTTCATTTAAAACAGGACTTATGGTTTTAAACTCACCAGGGACAATCGACTCAGATTACCGTGGTGAAGTGAAAATCATTTTAGGAAATCTTGGTAAGAATGATGAAGTGATCAATCACGGCGACCGCGTGGCCCAACTGGTGCTTGCACCGGTGACTCAAGCGGCCTATATCGTATCAGAAAGTGAACTTTCTGATACTGCCAGAGGAACCGGCGGATTCGGTTCAACTGGCAGACAATAG
- a CDS encoding alpha/beta fold hydrolase encodes MKNLLALVALTVFSTSAFAISESNYAREYKEKILPLIGSFKNATFKGQAGVNIHYATYTSNDQSTRCLVILPGRSEPLEKYAEVVYDLDHGAKAGAFKYFLMDHRGQGSSGRMINDEASDSEKGYVDHFENYALDVKTFLDTVVGNAGCSEKLLIAHSLGAGIAVDFMQKNPEYFDRAFLTSPMLKIQTAPYSYAVARSIVLASMAAGRGKKYAVGQKPFNPNRNFEANTFTTSEARYNMAMDMFDYFPQTKLGGVTNRWLNEVMSATAHIRKNYSDLKLSLRMAHAGNETYSEPGEMVRLCEEAPHCNRVFLKDSKHEVLMDQDHNRGVVLLEIEKFFN; translated from the coding sequence ATGAAAAACTTATTAGCACTTGTCGCTTTAACAGTTTTCTCCACATCAGCATTCGCCATCAGCGAATCAAACTACGCCAGAGAATACAAAGAAAAAATCCTCCCGCTTATCGGCTCATTTAAAAATGCTACTTTTAAAGGCCAGGCGGGTGTGAATATTCATTACGCCACTTACACTTCAAATGATCAAAGCACACGCTGTTTAGTTATTCTTCCCGGGCGAAGCGAGCCGCTAGAAAAATACGCTGAAGTGGTCTACGACCTGGACCATGGAGCAAAGGCCGGGGCCTTTAAGTACTTCCTGATGGACCATAGAGGACAGGGAAGTTCAGGGCGCATGATTAATGATGAGGCAAGTGATTCAGAAAAAGGGTATGTCGATCATTTTGAAAACTACGCTTTAGACGTAAAAACATTTTTAGATACCGTTGTCGGCAATGCCGGCTGTTCTGAAAAACTTTTGATTGCTCACTCTCTGGGAGCTGGAATTGCGGTGGATTTTATGCAAAAGAATCCGGAGTATTTCGACCGCGCTTTTTTAACCAGCCCGATGTTAAAAATCCAAACGGCACCTTATAGCTACGCTGTCGCTCGAAGCATTGTTCTTGCCAGCATGGCAGCGGGACGCGGGAAAAAGTATGCTGTCGGACAAAAGCCTTTTAACCCAAATAGAAATTTTGAGGCCAATACATTCACCACTTCAGAGGCCCGCTACAATATGGCGATGGATATGTTTGATTACTTCCCACAAACCAAATTGGGTGGCGTGACCAACAGATGGCTCAATGAAGTCATGAGCGCCACAGCTCATATCAGAAAAAATTACAGCGACCTGAAGCTTTCGCTTCGCATGGCCCATGCCGGAAATGAGACTTACTCAGAGCCAGGTGAAATGGTCCGCCTATGCGAAGAGGCCCCTCATTGTAATCGTGTGTTCCTGAAAGATTCTAAGCATGAAGTGCTGATGGATCAGGACCACAACAGAGGTGTGGTCCTTTTAGAGATTGAAAAATTCTTTAACTAG
- a CDS encoding ABC transporter ATP-binding protein: MSQVNTPILEVNDVHKIFEIKKAFKPKLELKALSEINFSLSANETLGIVGESGCGKSTLAKVLTQLEIPTKGDIKLLGKSYKDYNSREFHSLIQMVFQDPYQSLNPRKKAFDIIADPLRINSDKSEAEIKELVYAMMKKVGLREEFGSRYPHHFSGGQRQRLGIARALMLRPKVLILDEPVSALDVSIQAQVLNLLMELQQEFSLSYLFISHDLSVVEHISDRILVMYLGRIVEYGPRDQLFNNPKHPYTKILLESAPKITGEHVEKVTSDVAPSEAPSALYLPKGCAFAPRCPMRTDHCMESIPHLEMKEGRQVACFNA, encoded by the coding sequence ATGAGCCAAGTGAATACACCTATTTTAGAAGTTAATGATGTTCATAAGATTTTTGAAATCAAAAAAGCGTTTAAGCCTAAACTTGAACTAAAAGCGCTTTCAGAAATCAATTTTTCTCTCTCAGCTAACGAGACATTAGGGATCGTTGGAGAATCTGGATGTGGAAAAAGTACATTGGCAAAAGTCCTGACTCAATTAGAGATTCCAACAAAAGGCGATATTAAGCTTTTAGGAAAATCATACAAAGACTATAACTCTCGTGAGTTTCACTCGCTGATTCAAATGGTTTTCCAGGACCCTTACCAGTCTTTAAACCCAAGAAAAAAAGCATTCGACATCATCGCCGATCCTCTGCGCATCAACAGCGATAAATCAGAAGCAGAAATTAAAGAATTAGTTTATGCCATGATGAAAAAAGTAGGTCTGCGTGAAGAATTCGGTTCGCGCTACCCTCACCACTTCTCAGGTGGACAAAGACAGCGTTTAGGGATTGCCCGCGCCTTAATGTTAAGACCTAAAGTTCTTATCCTTGACGAGCCGGTTTCAGCTCTGGATGTTTCTATTCAAGCTCAGGTTCTAAACCTCTTGATGGAACTTCAGCAGGAATTTTCTCTTTCATACTTATTTATTTCTCACGATCTTTCAGTCGTCGAGCACATTTCTGACCGCATCTTAGTTATGTATTTAGGTCGCATTGTTGAATACGGTCCACGCGACCAACTCTTCAACAACCCGAAACACCCATACACTAAAATTCTTCTTGAAAGTGCTCCAAAAATTACCGGTGAGCATGTGGAGAAAGTGACAAGCGATGTTGCCCCAAGTGAAGCACCATCGGCATTGTATCTACCAAAAGGATGTGCTTTTGCTCCAAGATGCCCGATGAGAACAGATCATTGTATGGAGTCGATTCCACACCTTGAAATGAAAGAAGGACGTCAGGTTGCTTGTTTTAATGCTTAG
- a CDS encoding phosphatase domain-containing protein — MKSIKLLVLLSLFSYSFASFSKTIIVSDIDDTIKKANSMGGIGGVWHFLKKKPYEETRDLFNEIKKDENDHGEATAYYYVSAAPSFTFDGDEWIRKNNFPIGPVILKTKDNGGETYAYKYRTIKALLQKEMMEDQAPKVIFFGDNSQHDAKVYYDLNNEMNLNADIYIRDVSTEATFFSTTLPVVRLPGVKYFFSERELIEDPFFSYMSPKLQDLITTQYKKQDLIPGYTLDTLGDRLKAICEGKSIIVNEEVQKSCKAEGKTQALKYWAEYYHRY, encoded by the coding sequence GTGAAATCGATTAAGCTTTTAGTCCTATTAAGTTTGTTCTCATATTCCTTTGCGAGCTTTTCTAAAACAATTATTGTTTCTGATATCGACGATACTATTAAAAAGGCCAACTCTATGGGGGGAATCGGAGGCGTGTGGCACTTTTTAAAAAAGAAGCCCTATGAAGAAACCCGCGACTTGTTTAATGAAATTAAAAAAGATGAAAACGATCACGGTGAAGCAACGGCTTACTATTACGTTTCAGCAGCACCATCGTTTACTTTTGATGGCGATGAGTGGATCAGAAAAAATAATTTCCCTATTGGTCCGGTGATTTTAAAAACAAAAGACAATGGTGGCGAAACTTACGCTTACAAATACAGAACGATTAAAGCTCTTCTGCAAAAAGAGATGATGGAAGACCAGGCCCCAAAAGTTATTTTCTTTGGCGACAACTCTCAGCACGACGCTAAAGTTTACTATGACCTAAACAATGAAATGAATTTGAACGCTGATATTTATATCCGCGATGTAAGTACAGAAGCAACATTCTTCAGCACAACTCTTCCGGTAGTGAGACTTCCGGGAGTGAAGTATTTCTTCTCTGAGCGTGAGTTGATTGAAGACCCATTTTTTTCTTATATGAGTCCAAAGCTTCAGGACTTAATTACTACTCAGTATAAAAAACAAGACCTCATTCCGGGCTACACTCTAGATACACTTGGTGATCGCTTGAAAGCTATCTGCGAAGGCAAGTCGATTATCGTGAATGAAGAGGTTCAAAAGAGCTGTAAGGCAGAAGGGAAGACTCAGGCGCTTAAGTATTGGGCCGAGTATTACCACCGTTATTAA
- a CDS encoding ABC transporter ATP-binding protein: MLLEVSKLNIHFKSDRSPEPIHAVRDLSFTLKQGEMLGVVGESGSGKSITNMALMGLLPDTAIVRAEKANFNGHNLLNLKEKEWQKVRGQEIAMIFQDPMTALNPFLSVQFQMVETIQGHLKLSKKDAIDKSIELLNLVGIPSPKDRLKSYPFELSGGMAQRVMIAMAISTNPKLLIADEPTTALDVTIQKQILNLIKMLQEKNNMSVILVTHDLGVVSEYSERLQVMYAGEIVETGATADLVRHPRHPYTHALLASRPGAVVDDKKRIPKTPLPSISGIVPAFHQRPLGCQFNPRCQYMTHECQQGHIAIVGEGPQNDNFREYRCIHPIEEAIR; encoded by the coding sequence ATGTTATTAGAAGTTTCAAAATTAAATATTCATTTTAAGTCTGACCGCTCACCTGAGCCGATTCATGCGGTTCGCGATCTTTCTTTCACCCTTAAACAAGGTGAAATGTTAGGAGTTGTTGGTGAGTCTGGATCAGGAAAAAGTATCACTAACATGGCGCTAATGGGTCTTCTACCCGATACCGCGATTGTTAGAGCGGAGAAGGCCAACTTCAACGGCCACAATCTTTTAAACTTAAAAGAAAAAGAATGGCAAAAAGTCAGAGGTCAAGAAATCGCTATGATTTTCCAGGACCCGATGACAGCGCTTAACCCTTTTCTTTCTGTTCAGTTCCAGATGGTAGAAACAATCCAGGGTCACCTAAAACTTTCTAAAAAAGATGCCATTGATAAAAGTATTGAACTTCTAAATCTGGTAGGGATCCCTTCGCCGAAAGACCGTCTTAAGTCTTATCCGTTTGAGCTCTCAGGTGGGATGGCCCAAAGAGTGATGATCGCCATGGCGATTTCAACCAACCCAAAACTTTTAATTGCCGATGAGCCGACAACGGCCCTCGATGTAACAATCCAAAAGCAGATTTTAAATCTTATTAAAATGCTCCAGGAAAAAAACAACATGTCAGTCATCTTAGTCACTCACGACTTAGGTGTTGTGAGTGAATACTCCGAGCGCCTACAAGTTATGTACGCTGGAGAAATTGTCGAGACAGGTGCGACTGCCGACTTAGTCAGACACCCTCGCCACCCGTACACTCACGCTCTTTTAGCGTCTCGCCCGGGGGCCGTGGTTGATGATAAAAAACGTATCCCTAAAACCCCACTTCCATCAATTTCAGGAATTGTCCCGGCCTTCCACCAAAGACCATTGGGATGCCAGTTCAATCCAAGATGCCAGTATATGACTCATGAATGTCAGCAAGGTCACATCGCCATCGTCGGTGAAGGCCCACAAAACGACAACTTCCGCGAATACCGTTGTATTCACCCTATTGAGGAGGCCATCAGATGA